The genomic stretch GCACGACCCATTTCTCACGTGCCCAAGGAAATCCACCTCCAGGATGTCTGAACGGCAGAAGAAGTGGTCGTAGGCCGCATTCTTTGAATCATGGATGGCTAGATATGGTTCGGCTCTCCAGCCGACACCGACGAGAGCATTACGCATCGCCGACACACCAAACGGTGTGAAGTAGAGAGGCATCGTGTAAAACTTGAACAACCCTCTGGTCTCATCGGTGGTGCACAGGTATGAGACCCCGCCGTATGCCCGCGCCTCGCTCGTTGCAACTGATATGCTTACGAGCTCGAGCGGCAGCATCGACGGCAACGACCTGTTAAGAGTGAGCGGGTCGCCATGGAGGTGGAGCTCGGTGGTGGAGCCTTCCCACTGGTGGGTTCCAAGGAAAGCACTTGCTAGGAAGGCGCGAGGGGGACGAGCGGAGTCCTTGCAGTGTACCTCGAAACCCTCGTGGAAGCAGCCATGCCCGATTCCGAAAGGGAAGGGGATGCTGATGTTGCCGCACTTGTCGCGACAACCCCGACGGGCGATCATCGGCGGCTGTTGCTGTTCGGCAGAGGCACCCAGGATCATGTGATCAGCCACAACAGATATCTGGAGCAGGAGTACTGGCAGCAGCAGCGTGGAATGGAAGTGCGAGCTTGGTGTGGTCATGGTGTTCTATGGTTGGTTGATTGGGTTGCACACAGACCCTCCTAATATATAGACCTACAGCTTTGTGGGTGTCTAGCGTAGCTTACAGGATTGGAGTTTAGCTTCTTGATATACTCCATCATACTAGCTAGTTCAAATGGATTAGATTTGTATCATCCAACAGCCAATAAATATATGTCCACAATGTCAACTTGCCTATAGAATCTTTGTGACTAGGGAACTACGAAAGACTAGCTAACCTCTCGCTGGGTGGGTATTTTATATCTTGTTGCCCAGCTGTAGTTTGTGTTACACAGGAGACTCGGCGACTTTCTATCTTCTTGGCCTCATACATAATTAAACAGAGTCAACTACGCCCAACTTGGATTAGAAATGTATAACTACAAAAGGCTGGAAATCACATTTAGTCTCTGAACTCTAATTATCAAAATGCATGGCACTTTTTGTTAATCCATCTTTCGTTTTATGGACTCGGTACACACGTAGGTGTGTATTATCCTGTTATATCTATACGAATAGTAAACTAGCCCTTAGTATGTGATCTTTTAGtacggctatttaaaactatggttaGGATAGAGTTGCCCTTAAACGTTAGCAGTTAGGCATGTAGGCGGACGCGCCTGCAAGGGCTGTGAGCGTCCGCCACATCCATCAATTTTGCATTAGCACGGTTATTAAAGTAGTAGTG from Triticum aestivum cultivar Chinese Spring unplaced genomic scaffold, IWGSC CS RefSeq v2.1 scaffold188088, whole genome shotgun sequence encodes the following:
- the LOC123176780 gene encoding wall-associated receptor kinase 2-like, producing MTTPSSHFHSTLLLPVLLLQISVVADHMILGASAEQQQPPMIARRGCRDKCGNISIPFPFGIGHGCFHEGFEVHCKDSARPPRAFLASAFLGTHQWEGSTTELHLHGDPLTLNRSLPSMLPLELVSISVATSEARAYGGVSYLCTTDETRGLFKFYTMPLYFTPFGVSAMRNALVGVGWRAEPYLAIHDSKNAAYDHFFCRSDILEVDFLGHVRNGSCTGQGCCETPFPPAYRSVQFAQMKILVENNSMWSIMPCSYGMLVEKSWYNFSTPDMYGDRVLAKRFPRGVPFVLDFAIGKASCPAEGQQPPSDYACVSGNSSCANATIGYVCRCWKNYEGNPYMNNGCQDIDECKLPELYPCSSDGICKNMPGGYNCPCRFGMKGDGKAGTCTSIFPLAARVAV